The Enterobacter asburiae genome window below encodes:
- a CDS encoding ABC transporter ATP-binding protein, translating into MAHNTKKPGLVLENLSAGYQKKIIVDDISLAIPQQKMTVLVGANGCGKSTLLSTIARLLQPLGGAAILDGKAIHEQPTKAVARKLGILPQSPLLPEGLTVFELVSRGRFPWQNFMRQWSDEDELAVEEALRLTGTAEFAHIPVESLSGGQRQRCWIAMALAQQTPYILLDEPTTFLDLRYQVEILELLHTLTRQHGRTVVVVLHDLNFAVNYGDSLVFLRQGKVEGVLHEGDACTPELIKAVFDVDVHMSINPLTGKPFFMPFRQSTVQP; encoded by the coding sequence GTGGCACACAACACAAAAAAACCGGGACTGGTTCTGGAGAACCTCTCTGCGGGCTATCAGAAAAAAATCATCGTTGATGATATCTCCCTTGCCATCCCTCAGCAGAAAATGACGGTGCTGGTAGGGGCGAACGGCTGCGGAAAATCCACGCTGCTGAGCACCATTGCGCGTTTGCTTCAGCCGCTTGGCGGCGCGGCAATTCTCGACGGCAAGGCGATCCACGAGCAGCCGACCAAAGCCGTCGCCCGCAAGCTGGGTATCCTGCCGCAGTCTCCGCTGCTCCCGGAAGGCTTGACCGTCTTTGAGCTGGTCTCGCGCGGGCGTTTTCCCTGGCAGAACTTTATGCGCCAGTGGAGCGACGAGGACGAGCTGGCGGTGGAAGAGGCCCTGCGCCTGACCGGCACGGCGGAGTTTGCTCATATTCCGGTGGAAAGCTTGTCCGGCGGCCAGCGTCAGCGCTGCTGGATCGCCATGGCGCTGGCGCAGCAAACGCCGTATATCCTGCTTGACGAGCCCACGACGTTTCTCGATCTCCGCTATCAGGTGGAGATCCTGGAACTGCTGCACACCCTGACCCGCCAGCACGGACGTACCGTGGTGGTGGTGCTGCACGATCTCAACTTTGCCGTGAACTACGGCGATTCGCTGGTCTTTTTACGCCAGGGAAAAGTTGAAGGCGTATTGCATGAGGGCGATGCCTGCACGCCGGAGCTGATCAAAGCGGTGTTTGATGTCGACGTGCATATGTCCATAAACCCGTTGACCGGCAAGCCGTTCTTTATGCCGTTTCGCCAGAGCACCGTTCAGCCATGA
- a CDS encoding FecCD family ABC transporter permease, with product MMRSSLAFPIFALLLALGAIMHLGIGARFIPPQTVVEAFFHFDPRNFDHNVIIKLRLLRLCAAMVTGAALGVAGVLLQSVIRNPLGEPHILGLNAGAALAVVITSALGLSLPFGRPLVAAAGAAALFLLVLMFSSSGRTGLTPMKVTLCGVAMSAFASSITAAVLILDEQTLLAMRTWLAGDLAGINVQTLRSALWAAAAGFVLAIGLSPSLNMLALGDRMAQGLGVSLLKTRLLTLLAIALLCGAAVSIAGPIGFIGLVVPQLIRRLVSVDLRVMVPLSALCGALVLLLADIAARTLFTPWELAAGIMTALVGAPVFIFMASRMFK from the coding sequence ATGATGCGCTCCTCTCTGGCCTTCCCGATCTTCGCATTGCTGCTGGCGCTGGGCGCGATTATGCACCTGGGTATCGGCGCACGCTTCATCCCCCCGCAGACGGTGGTGGAGGCATTCTTCCATTTCGATCCGCGCAATTTCGACCATAACGTCATTATCAAATTAAGACTGCTGCGCCTCTGCGCCGCGATGGTGACGGGCGCCGCCCTCGGCGTGGCGGGCGTGCTGCTGCAGTCCGTGATCCGCAACCCGCTCGGCGAGCCGCATATTCTGGGGCTCAACGCCGGGGCCGCGCTGGCGGTAGTGATTACCAGCGCGCTTGGGCTGTCGCTGCCGTTTGGCCGCCCGCTCGTTGCCGCCGCCGGTGCCGCCGCGCTGTTTTTGCTGGTGCTGATGTTCTCCTCGTCCGGTCGCACCGGGCTTACGCCGATGAAGGTCACGCTGTGCGGCGTGGCGATGTCGGCGTTTGCCTCGTCGATTACCGCAGCGGTGTTAATTCTCGATGAACAGACGCTGCTCGCCATGCGCACATGGCTGGCAGGGGACCTGGCCGGGATCAACGTGCAGACGCTCCGGAGCGCCCTTTGGGCTGCAGCAGCCGGTTTTGTTCTCGCCATCGGGCTGTCGCCCTCGCTCAACATGCTGGCGCTGGGAGACCGAATGGCGCAGGGGCTTGGCGTGTCGCTGCTGAAAACACGACTGCTCACCCTGCTGGCCATCGCGCTGCTCTGCGGTGCGGCCGTCTCAATTGCCGGGCCGATTGGCTTTATCGGCCTGGTCGTGCCGCAGCTCATTCGTCGTCTGGTGTCGGTCGATTTACGCGTGATGGTGCCGCTGTCTGCCCTGTGTGGCGCGCTGGTTCTGCTGCTGGCGGATATCGCCGCCCGCACGCTTTTTACGCCCTGGGAGCTGGCAGCCGGCATTATGACGGCCCTGGTCGGCGCGCCCGTGTTCATCTTTATGGCATCGAGGATGTTCAAATGA
- a CDS encoding FecCD family ABC transporter permease, with protein sequence MNRAGFCAIRIGRVSTLVRPRALACLTLLALVALSLLGFGLTHGSLPVPTSAIGRALFSPESLTAETRYIVMDIRLPRLLMAVLCGAMLGMAGAAMQSITRNGLADPGLIGVKEGCSAAVLLLIFQFPALGLAWRPLVGMAGGLLTALLVIGLARDISRPRFILIGIGVSWAFAAAMGVFMTTADVRDVQTAMLWLAGSLHAANWMLVGLAALWAAPAFALLLFTARAADVALLGNQAATGLGVRTTRLALLRVLAPVVLTAACVSCVGSIGFVGLIAPHMARLLLRGGQTALLTGSAVLGALLVLLADNVGRLAFLPLQLPAGIVISLIGGPFFLLLLWQRRDRF encoded by the coding sequence ATGAACCGGGCCGGATTCTGCGCGATCCGTATTGGCCGTGTATCGACGCTGGTTCGCCCGCGGGCGCTGGCGTGCCTGACCCTTTTAGCGCTGGTGGCGCTAAGCCTGCTGGGCTTTGGCCTGACGCACGGTTCTCTGCCTGTTCCCACCTCCGCCATCGGGCGCGCGCTGTTTTCTCCTGAGAGTCTGACGGCGGAGACGCGCTACATTGTGATGGATATCCGCCTGCCGCGCCTGCTGATGGCGGTGCTGTGCGGCGCGATGCTCGGCATGGCGGGGGCGGCAATGCAGTCCATCACCCGCAATGGCCTGGCTGACCCCGGGCTTATCGGCGTGAAGGAGGGCTGTAGCGCGGCGGTACTGCTGCTGATTTTTCAGTTCCCGGCGCTGGGCCTGGCCTGGCGTCCGCTGGTCGGCATGGCCGGCGGGCTGCTTACCGCGCTGTTAGTTATCGGCCTGGCGCGCGATATCTCGCGCCCGCGATTCATCCTGATCGGCATCGGCGTTTCATGGGCCTTTGCCGCGGCAATGGGCGTCTTTATGACCACGGCGGACGTGCGCGACGTGCAGACGGCGATGCTGTGGCTGGCGGGAAGCCTGCATGCGGCCAACTGGATGCTGGTGGGGTTGGCCGCTCTCTGGGCGGCCCCCGCGTTTGCGCTGCTGCTGTTTACCGCGCGGGCCGCGGACGTGGCGTTGCTCGGCAATCAGGCCGCTACGGGCCTTGGCGTACGCACAACCCGGCTGGCGCTGCTGCGGGTTCTCGCCCCGGTGGTGCTGACGGCGGCCTGCGTTTCCTGCGTGGGCAGTATAGGTTTCGTGGGGTTGATTGCCCCGCATATGGCGCGCCTGCTGCTGCGCGGTGGGCAAACCGCGCTCCTGACGGGAAGCGCCGTGCTGGGCGCGCTGCTGGTGCTGCTGGCGGATAACGTCGGACGTCTGGCATTCCTCCCGCTGCAGCTGCCGGCGGGAATTGTGATTTCATTGATTGGCGGACCGTTTTTCCTGCTGCTGCTCTGGCAGCGTCGGGACAGATTTTAG
- a CDS encoding iron-siderophore ABC transporter substrate-binding protein, whose product MRVLFSMLLLVGFAVGAAEPTQTFTDDLNRKVVVPVHPKRIVSLHDLDITIPLIELGVPPVASHGRTRPDGSHFLRSSGMLTGVDFDNSDIKFIGTADIDIEAIAAAKPDLIITEPTRNTPVEQLAKIAPTVSIDHLDGGAPEIYRKLAQLTGTQARLKVLERRYQEQIKALKATIDTRKVTVSVIQANQGKINAMHSYHSLGRVLRDAGFTFPPLIESIPEGGRIDVSAERLPELDADFVFATWRGDTGGKPQDELAAMDAVMPGWCQFMNACRTGHYVLISREEAISNSYASLGLMAAQVQSQIAGRPLPEASR is encoded by the coding sequence ATGCGCGTACTATTTTCGATGCTGTTGCTGGTGGGGTTCGCGGTGGGTGCGGCGGAGCCGACGCAGACGTTTACTGACGATCTGAACCGAAAAGTGGTGGTGCCGGTTCATCCGAAACGGATTGTCTCTTTACACGATCTGGATATCACCATTCCGCTGATTGAGCTTGGCGTACCGCCGGTGGCAAGCCATGGCCGCACGCGGCCGGACGGCAGCCACTTTCTGCGCTCCAGCGGCATGTTGACCGGCGTCGACTTCGATAATTCCGACATTAAATTTATCGGCACGGCCGATATCGACATTGAAGCCATCGCCGCCGCAAAGCCTGACCTCATTATTACCGAGCCGACCCGCAACACCCCGGTGGAACAGCTGGCGAAAATTGCCCCGACGGTGAGCATCGATCATCTCGACGGCGGCGCGCCGGAGATCTACCGCAAGCTGGCTCAGCTGACGGGAACGCAGGCGCGGCTTAAGGTTCTGGAGCGGCGCTATCAGGAGCAGATTAAGGCGCTGAAGGCGACTATTGATACCCGCAAGGTGACCGTGTCCGTGATTCAGGCGAATCAGGGAAAGATTAACGCCATGCACAGCTACCACTCGCTGGGCCGCGTGCTGCGCGACGCCGGGTTCACCTTCCCGCCGCTGATTGAGAGCATCCCGGAAGGAGGGCGCATCGACGTCAGCGCCGAGCGCCTGCCGGAGCTGGATGCCGATTTCGTCTTCGCCACCTGGCGCGGGGATACGGGCGGGAAACCGCAGGACGAGCTGGCGGCGATGGATGCGGTCATGCCGGGCTGGTGTCAGTTCATGAATGCCTGCCGAACCGGGCACTACGTGCTGATCTCGCGTGAAGAGGCCATCTCGAATTCGTACGCCTCGTTAGGGCTGATGGCCGCGCAGGTACAGTCGCAGATTGCCGGGCGTCCGCTGCCGGAGGCGTCACGGTGA